AAGGGCTCGAAGCCGGGGCGGCCCCCGCCAAGGCCGAAGCGTCCGCGCCCGCGGCCAGCGCGCCGCCCAGGCCCGCGACGCTCGGCGGCGATCTCGATGCGCCCTACGAAGCATCCAAGCTCAACAATGTCCGCAAGGTCATCGCGCGCCGCCTGACCGAGGCCAAGCAGACGATCCCGCATATCTACCTCACCGTCGACGTGCGGCTCGATGCGCTGCTCGACCTGCGCAAGCAGCTCAATGCCAGCCTCGAAACCGATGGCGTGAAGCTCTCGGTCAACGATCTGCTGATCAAGGCGCTCGCCCGCGCGCTCCAGCGCGTTCCGGCATGTAATGTCAGCTTCCAGGGCAACGAGCTGTACCAGTATTCGCGCGAGGACATCTCGGTCGCCGTCGCCGCGCCCTCGGGCCTGATCACCCCGATTATCCGCGATGCGGGCAGGAAGGGCCTCGCGCAGATCAGCACCGAGATGAAGGAGCTGGCGGCCAAGGCGAAGGACAACAAGCTGCAGCCGCAGGAATACCAGGGCGGCACCGCCAGCCTGTCCAACCTCGGCATGTTCGGCACCAAGCAGTTCGACGCGGTGATCAACCCGCCGCAGGCGATGATCCTCGCGGTCGGCGCAGGCGAGCAGCGCCCGCATGTGATCGACGGCGCGCTCGGCGTTGCCACGGTGATGAGCGCCACCGGCAGCTTCGACCACCGCGCCATCGACGGCGCCGACGGCGCGCGACTGATGGAAGCCTTCCAGCAACTGTGCGAGAACCCGATGGGGCTGGTGGTTTGATCGACTCGATCTCCAGCCGGGCTGCTACTGCAATTGTTCTTGGCTTTCTGTTGGTAGTAGCCGAGTTCGCGTATTTTAGCGGTTCTCTAAGTTCCGTTAGGTCTCAAGACCTGATCTGGTATTTGTTTGCCTCGCCGGTTCTCATTCCCATCGGCATTCTGACTTCTGCTTCGGCTTTAGTCGCGCTCAGCATCTCGCTGATTGTTGAAAGAATCGAGTGGAAGTTGGCGTTGCTTTTGGCTGCTGTCGTCCTTCAGTTTTGGTTATGGCCAGACTCGCCTAGGTGCAGGTCGCGATCCGGTTGTGAAGACCCTCTGGAATTTTATCGTCACGTGGTGATCTTTTTTTGGATAATCGCCATCGCATTTCATGGCGCCTTCTTCTTCTTGAGGGCAAAAAATGCGGTCGAGAGCGATCCATATCTCGAGAGTTTGAGGGAGCGGAATGATGAGGTGAGGAGCCGTCGCGAGCATGACTGACCGCTTCCCCCTAATCCGCGTCACCGCCATGCCCACCGACCTCAACCCCTATGGCGGGGTGTTCGGCGGGTGGTTGATGAGCCAGATGGCGCTCGGCGCCGGGTCGCTCGCGAGCCGCGAGGGGAAGGGCAAGGCGGTGGTCGTCTCGGCAAGTGATTTCGCATTTCCCGGCGCGATGCAGGTGGGCGACGAGCTGTCGGTCTATTGCGATATCGCCGCGACCGGCACCACCTCGCTCACCATCACTGCCGAAGCGATCGGGCGCGAGCGTAATGGCGAAGCCGAAACCAAGGTCGCGCAAGGCACGTTCAAATTCGTCCTGCTCGACGAAAACGACCGCCCGCGCGCGGTGGCGGAGCGGTGGGCTTGATAGGAATGTCGCAGCCCCCTCTCCCGACCCTCTCCCGCAAGGGGAGAGGGGCTATGAGCGCTGTCCTACAGGCCCGGGTCCATGCGATACGCAGCCGCATGACCCGCACGCATTTCCCGCTCCGGACCGCCGCAATTCGCGGTCCCGCGCGACCCGGATTTTCTTCGCTTGGACCGTGTAACACCCGGTCCATGTCTGCGACCAAACGAGAGACTACAGAGACGAATCATGGCTGACACCAAATACGACGTCATCGTGCTCGGCAGCGGCCCCGGCGGCTATGTCGCGGCCATCCGCTGCGCGCAGCTGGGGCTCAAGACCGCCATCGTCGAGCGCGAACTGCTCGGCGGGATCTGCCTCAACTGGGGCTGCATCCCGACCAAGGCGCTGCTGCGTTCGGCCGAGATCCTGCATTATGCGCAGCATGCCAAGGATTACGGGCTCAAGATCGCAGGCGCGATCGAGGCCGATCTCGAGGCGGTGGTCAAGCGCAGCCGCGGGGTCGCCAAGCAGCTCAACCAGGGCGTCACGCACCTGATGAAGAAGAACAAGATCGCGGTGCGTATGGGCGAGGGCACGCTGACCGGCCCCACCAGCCTCACCGTGAAGGGCGACAAGGGCGAGGAGAAGCTCACCGCCAAGCATGTGATCGTCGCCACCGGCGCGCGCGCACGCGACCTGCCCTTCGCTCCGGCGGACGGCGAACGCGTGTGGACCTACCGCCACGCGATGACGCCCAAGGAAATGCCGAAGAAGCTGCTGGTGATCGGCAGCGGCGCGATCGGGATCGAGTTCGCCAGCTTCTACAACGACATGGGCGTCGATGTGACCGTGGTCGAAATGCTCGACCGCGTGGTGCCGGTCGAGGATGCGGAGGTCTCGGCCTTCCTCGAGAAGAGCCTCACCAAGCAGGGCATGACGATCATGACCGGCGCGGGGGTCGAGGACCTCAAGGTTACTGCCAAGGGCGTGACCGCCAAGATCAAGGACAGCAAGGGCAAGATAAGCGAGACCGAATTCAGCCATTGCATCACCGCGATCGGCATAGTCCCCAACACCGAAAATGTCGGGCTGGAAAAGCTGGCCGAAATGGACCGCGGTTTCATCCAGATCGACGATTACGGGCGCACCAAATCGAAGGGTCTGTGGGCGATCGGTGACTGCACACCGGGGCCGTGGCTGGCGCACAAGGCGAGCCACGAAGGCGTCACCACCGCCGAGGCGATTGCGAAGGAACTCGGCAACAAGGACGTCCACCCGCACCCGCTCGACCGCGCCAACATCCCGGGCTGCACCTATTGCCGCCCGCAGATCGCCAGCGTCGGGCTGACCGAGGCCAAGGCAAAGGAAGCGGGCCGGGAAGTGAAGGCGGGCACCTTCCCCTTCATCGGCAATGGCAAGGCGATCGCGCTGGGCGAGGCCGAGGGCTTCGTGAAGACCGTGTTCGATGCGAAGACCGGCGAACTGCTCGGCGCGCATATGATCGGCGCCGAGGTCACCGAGATGATCCAGGGCTTCGTCGTGGGCAAGACGCTCGAGACCACCGAGGCCGAGCTGATGCAGACGGTGTTCCCGCATCCCACGATCAGCGAATCGATGCATGAGAGCGTGCTTGCGAGCTATGGCCGCGCGCTTCATATCTGAGGCCTGACACGCGCCGCGGCGCGAGGGGGATGACAGCGTGACCGGTTTCCTGATCCTGGCTTTCCTGATCCTCCTGGCCGGGGTCCTCGCGGTGCCGCTGGCCACCCGCCTCGGGCTTGGCTCGGTGCTCGGCTACCTGCTTGCAGGCATGGCGATAGCACCACTGCTCGCCGCGCTGTCGGTCGATGTCGAGGCGCTGCAGGTGTTCGCCGAATTCGGCGTGGTGATGATGCTGTTCATCATCGGGCTCGAGATGGAACCCAAGCGGCTGTGGGCGATGCGCGGCAAGCTCGCCGGGCTCGGCGGCGGGCAGGTGGTGCTGACCACGCTGGTGCTGACCGGTATCGCGCTGCTCGCCGACCAACCCTGGCAGACCGCGCTGGCGGTCGGCATGGTCCTCGCGCTCAGCTCGACCGCGATCATCGTCCAGACGCTGACCGAGAAGGGGCTGATGCGCACGCAGGGCGGCGAGGCCAGCTTCTCGGTGCTGCTGGTCCAGGATGTCGCGGTCATCCCGATCCTCGCGCTGGTACCGCTGCTCGCGCTGCCCGAGCTTGCGTCACTGGCCACAAGTCACGGCGAGGGCGGGGCGCATGGCGGGATCGACCTCACCGCGCCCATGTCGATCTGGGTAGCGGCGGTAACGCGCGTAGGCGCGGTGGCGGCGGTGATCGCCATCGGCATCTTCGCGATCCGCCCGCTGTTCCGCTACATCGCGCGCGCCAATCTGCGCGAGCTGTTCACCGCCGCCGCGCTGGTGGTGGTGATCGGGATCGCGCTGCTGATGTCGCTGGTCGGCCTGTCGCCCGCGCTCGGTGCCTTTATCGCCGGCGTGGTGCTCGCGACCAGCGAGTACCGGCACGAGCTCGAAAGCGATATCAACCCGTTCAAGGGACTGCTGCTGGGCCTGTTCTTCATCACCGTGGGGGCGGGGATCGACTTCGGCCTCGCCGCGACGATCTGGGATTCGGTGCTGTTCTGGGCCGCGGTCACCATCGCCGCCAAGATGGGGGTGCTGCTGGTCGTGGGCTGGCTCTACGGGCTGCGGCATCAGGCGCTGTGGCTGTTCTGCCTCAGCCTCCCGCAAGCGGGCGAGTTCGCCTTCGTGCTGATCGCCTTCGGCGTCGCCAATGCGGTCTTCGCCCCCGAGTTCGCGGCCCAGCTCTTGCTCATCGTCGCGTTGACCATGCTCGTCACCCCGCTGTTGTTCATCGCCTATGACAAGCTGATCGCGCATGCCTATTGCGCGGGGCAGGGCGACCGCGAGGCCGATGCGATCGACGAGGACAACCCGATCATCATCGCCGGGCGCGGGCGGGTCGGCGGGATTGTCGA
This genomic window from Qipengyuania sp. HL-TH1 contains:
- the lpdA gene encoding dihydrolipoyl dehydrogenase: MADTKYDVIVLGSGPGGYVAAIRCAQLGLKTAIVERELLGGICLNWGCIPTKALLRSAEILHYAQHAKDYGLKIAGAIEADLEAVVKRSRGVAKQLNQGVTHLMKKNKIAVRMGEGTLTGPTSLTVKGDKGEEKLTAKHVIVATGARARDLPFAPADGERVWTYRHAMTPKEMPKKLLVIGSGAIGIEFASFYNDMGVDVTVVEMLDRVVPVEDAEVSAFLEKSLTKQGMTIMTGAGVEDLKVTAKGVTAKIKDSKGKISETEFSHCITAIGIVPNTENVGLEKLAEMDRGFIQIDDYGRTKSKGLWAIGDCTPGPWLAHKASHEGVTTAEAIAKELGNKDVHPHPLDRANIPGCTYCRPQIASVGLTEAKAKEAGREVKAGTFPFIGNGKAIALGEAEGFVKTVFDAKTGELLGAHMIGAEVTEMIQGFVVGKTLETTEAELMQTVFPHPTISESMHESVLASYGRALHI
- a CDS encoding acyl-CoA thioesterase, with translation MTDRFPLIRVTAMPTDLNPYGGVFGGWLMSQMALGAGSLASREGKGKAVVVSASDFAFPGAMQVGDELSVYCDIAATGTTSLTITAEAIGRERNGEAETKVAQGTFKFVLLDENDRPRAVAERWA
- a CDS encoding pyruvate dehydrogenase complex dihydrolipoamide acetyltransferase — encoded protein: MPTPIKMPALSPTMEEGTLAKWLVKPGDKVEAGDIMAEIETDKATMEFEAVDEGTIASIAVEEGSEGVKVGTVIAMLAEEGEDLDEAAAAAPADTKSEAESEPETIPAQPKEKDVVPAQAGTATHTAQPKATPASAGATGKDRIIASPLARRIAEQKGVDLADVTGSGPRGRIIKADVEGLEAGAAPAKAEASAPAASAPPRPATLGGDLDAPYEASKLNNVRKVIARRLTEAKQTIPHIYLTVDVRLDALLDLRKQLNASLETDGVKLSVNDLLIKALARALQRVPACNVSFQGNELYQYSREDISVAVAAPSGLITPIIRDAGRKGLAQISTEMKELAAKAKDNKLQPQEYQGGTASLSNLGMFGTKQFDAVINPPQAMILAVGAGEQRPHVIDGALGVATVMSATGSFDHRAIDGADGARLMEAFQQLCENPMGLVV